GAAGTCAACCACAATGCCGCCTTCTTCAAGCAACCAGAACAGAAGATGCCATTTTTGCCTTGGTTTCGTGACTCTTTGTTTCACTAGGAAGCATCCGCAAAaactataataaaaataagGGATGATCCGTTAAACCTATTTTGATATTAGGGCAGGCTTAGCATGCGGAAAGCCTGACCTTTGACTGCTTATTTGTTCAAGTGTGGTTCCAGGTCCAGCTGTGGCAATCAAATCCAAGATCTATAAAAGATGCAACCCatataaaataacaataataaaaataattattggGTGTTCGATTAAAGTTTGAATTAAGTGTAGCTTGACTTGAGTCACTTAAAAAACACGGTGTAATAATGTGATAGCTCTCAATCAATAAGACAATAATTTGGGAAGTTATATGGACGGAAGGATGACCAAATAGCATATcttctattaaaaattataaaattatcagAAATTTCTGTAAATCAAAATCGTTCATGCCATTTTATTCGGTGGTTAATGGATTTCTGTATTTCTTTTCCTGCTATAGGAATATCttgaatttatgaaaatttataagaaaataataaaaaaaagagacttTTGAACTCGAACTAAATATTATCAGAAGTATAAACTCCACTGGTTACTTTTGTgctatatatttaaaaaaaaaaaaattaggaagttttcaaatcaaattgagaaaggCATACGCTCCCAAATCAAGCATTCATGGCCGCCAGCCTGAGCGGCTCGCTGGGCCTCGGGCATAAATGGGTTACTCAAACCGAACGGGCACATTGCCAGCCAAGCCCGACCGAAAAACATACGTATACGGTATACCAAAGTTTTGTACACacacaaaatataataatatacaCTCACGCGTATATTTAGCAAAAGAGCAATGAAGCATTTATCTCAGTTTCTTACTTCTGAAATTCACATTCGATATGATATATATCGTTAAAATCACGAAAATTCTAAATCGATAGACATGCTTAAATGagttatattataatttaatgGGGTCTTAAATGGATTGATGACTAACATgtatgaaaaatagaaaaactaaaccATTTCTAACCCATCTTTGGTGGAATTGGACTACGAAATGTTGGGCCAgtttgtatatatattattttttttttactttttaaaagtttggTGAGGGTTGCATTTCCGCCAGATAGCCATTGGCTAAGGATTGCAACCTCACTGGTGATCAGCGAGGGTTGGCCAACCCTCTCGTGATTGGCTTGACCCTTGTggacttaaaaaaagaaagagaaaaaatgaaatataaaaaatttaaattttaaattagatttgttttgcatgaaagtgttttatcaataaatttaaaaagaaatcataagaaataagtttATTTAGATTGACttaaatatgaaagtattttaaCAATATGAGTTGAGTCGAATATGGATAactagatttgtattgcataaaaatatgtCAAAACTAGTTAAATTAATCAATTGAAGTTAGATTATTTTTACCTAACCCAATCCTCACCCATCCCGTTTAGTTGGTCTAGCTTTTGTTAACCCATAAATTAGTTGAACTTTCAAATTTAGTGTCCGCTCCCAAAAGGTCGTATCgaccctaattaaactatatAACATATATCcgattttttgaatttggtgTCCATTCTTGAAAGAAGGTTCATACTTTTCACACTTACGGTACCAAACACGCTGTTCACTTCAAATCCAATCCTTAATTTTCCCACCAAATCTACTACGTCCATTTTAACGTCAAATTTCAAAATGCCTATCCTCATCCAccaaaaattcaatatttttctccattttcgaCATCATAAAGATAGAATTTGGGATATATTTAAAGTTTCCCAATAGATCTACGTTGTGCGAATACCCCTTTTTAATCAAAAACAAAAGCTATAAAGAAATTAATGTCTCGAAATATAacggtaatttttttttgatttattataaTTTGGCGTGCGCTTAACTTGCGTGCATCATGTTGATATATATTAACCACAAATCTAACAGGCGGTCAAGCTTAAACAAACtatatacaaatatatttgatttataatgtgtttgttttcaaaaaaaaattttcatgataaaggaaaatatttctttatataagaaaatatttttctctttttcaagttaaagaatttttttcttactgTTGACTAATCATTCCCACTCAACCAAACatgtgaaaatttgaaaaattaatttacgaaATTTTTTTCACTCGAACAAATGCCTCTTTAAGCTtcattaattttacaaaaaatgaatgatttggacaATATTTATCCTTAACATAATTGCttatattgtttataaaaatgaatggacaaatttttttgattatccacaaaaatgtttaaaaatatattattaccaataataaaagtattttcattgattaatcaTCATAAGCGattatttaaaggaaaatacttttcaaattatttattttcttccgaATAAATGGAGCCTTATAGTACTTATCTCATATACAGAAATACATATAAAGCATCTACGccaaattagaattaaattgaaatcGAATTTACGCTCCTTGCCATCTTTAACCTAATCTGAAAATTTTAATTCACTTTTATTGATttgccaacttttctttttctttctcgaaagtcaaattaaattttttttttttttgggtcagcaAAGTCGGAATATTTTAATTAGGGGTTCTGTTTTCGTGGGAAATCATGCTCTCTCCCCGTCCCCGTCTGAAGATGCAACCTCCGATGCCGACGCTCGAATGATCGGCAGCCTCCGTCGGTTTGATGTCTGTTTCCGGCGCCGACACCCGTGATCGGAAGAGGAGCGACGGCGACAATGGCCGCAACTTCACGGCGTCCGGGGGCTCCGCCGCTCCTCAACCTCTTCTCCGCCCGCAATAGGCGGCCTCGCGCCAAGAACGGCGAAGGGCTGTGCGAATCTTGCGGCGGCTCCGTCGCTGGGATCGGTTCCGGGTCGCCGGCGAAGAAGAGGACCGGCCGCGGCGGTTGTCTTGGCGGTAAAGGTCGCGGCTTTTGTTTTGGCATGCCCGCGGCTCTGAGTCGCCGTTCGCGTCTCGCTCAAGCGACCCCAATGATCCCGCCTTCACTCAGGAGATGATGGGGGTTCGTTGGAAAAGAACGATTTTTACTCCAGGAATGCAATCCCCACTCGAGATATTGACGTGGGGTGGTTCTTGCTTGATTTGCAGCTGATGAGATTCTGGAAAGAagttttgtttccttttatggGGTCCTAGGCGGCGGGTGACGGTTGATGAGTTTGTATCAACTGCGTCTGTGTTTTGAGTAATTGATGAGCGTCTTTGAGCGATTGGGAAGACAGAGgctttgaattttcaaggtGGTCTTTGCGTGCAGGGTCAAATTGTCACCGTAGGCTGATTGTTCAACAGGAGCTGAATGTGTAGAAATATGACTGCGGAGGGTTAGCTGTTTTAACATTTCAACGACAGCAATATGGGACTAGGaatgatgggaaaaaaaattggttcgGATGGAATTGAATCCAATGTTAATTGATGGTGTTGCAAGTCGATTGATGACACGTAGTTTGGATGGAATTCATTGAGAATCAATTGATGAGGAATTcattgaaaaaaacaaaattttggttTCGATGGAATAATTTGTACGGTGGCTTTGAGCTCATGGATTGACGTAAGTGGTGTTGCAAATTGATGATGACTTGTGGTTTCTTTGACAGTTTATTTGGACAGCTTGTCTTTCTGCAGTTCAATGGAGTGGGAACTTACTATTTCAGTGAGCGGCTTTGAGTGTTTTATGGCAATGTGGCATGAATAGGAAGacaaagattttggattttcagATGGGTTTGCGTGTTGGTGTCGCTTTGTCTCTTGGGTTGATTGTTCATTAGGAGAACTGAATGTGGAAAACTCGAGAATGAAGGATCGGCTGGTTTGAACATTTCAGTGCCAGCAATGTGGGAAATAGGAGTCATGGGAAAACATTTGGTATGGATGGAATGGAAGTCAAGACAAGACTTTTAAGGCATATTGATTGGCAACGCAAATCAACAAGGCATTGTAATTTCTTCAACCTTCATTAAAACCAATTGTCTCCACAGCAGTTTGATGAGGTGGACAATTTAGATGCAGTTGGGTGGACCACTGGGAAATCGGATGATTTCTTCGAGAAGAAGGTTGTACTCTGGCTTCACAGAGGCCGAGTTCCTTTATTTGTTTGCTGGTGTGACTTTGGTAATTTGTAGATAGCATTTGAACTATCATGAAACTGGGTGATTCTGAGAGGAGGAAGTAGGTTTTTAGTGCCcagtgtttttctttctttccccaaagAAGGAACATAAAGAGATGTTTTAACCCAATATATGAGTAAACCATTATGTacataataattttctttttgaacctAACCATCGTGGTGCATTTTATTTCTctaatcttcatcatcattgctGTCCATATTCCCTAGCACTAGTTATTTTTTATGGTATGTCCAGTTTTCGAGGAGTTGGTTATCATGTGCCTGATCCATATATCTGTCTCAACTGAGGGCAACTACATAACTTTCCTacttaaatatccatatggttAGAGCATGCTCAACTGGACCAATAAAGCAGATACAGTGTTGGGAGAATGCCCTGAAATGCGAAATTGACTGTGATCAAGATGTGAGTTGGTAtaatatttgttctttttatatcTGGGGCACTTTGCTTTTAGAATTTGCACCGTGAGGATGAGTCTATGCAGTCATTTGTTTGGGAAACGACAAATAGTTAATACCAAAACATCTAGTTGTCCTGGGGATTCTGATACATGTAGAGCTTACACCTAGAGCTCTGGTAGATTTTCATAGATGATCTGATTTTGGCCCTTCACGTCCAGAGATGTAGAAGATCTCAAATTCATAAGTAACAATGTCAGAAGAAGTTGGTTGACTGCTTCATTGAGAACTGGCATCCTTGTGTATGATATTCTGAAACTGGAAAGTATTTGAGCAGCTGCTCAGAGAAATTGGTAGATTGAGAAGAAAACTAACATGCAAAATCTAGAAGTCAATCCAGATTGGCGAAGGCAGGGGAGATTGATGTAATGATTGCCTAGCAAAATCTTGAACCATGGATTCATTAGTTCAGAGTCTTCGGACACTAAAATAATTGAGTTTAGACCACAGGGTCAGTGATTCCCATGCTTATAATGAGATTGAACACTTTTAGCAATGTGTTTGCCGGCTGCAGTGAGCATCAGTGAGCACCGGACATTGTTGAACAAATGCAAAACAAGAAGGCTCGCAAGCAAGAAAGATCTGTCCAAGAATGGCTACTGTAATTTGTGGAACCACTGTATGTTATTTCGGGATACTTTGGATCCAAATGTCTTAACGTTGCTTCTGACTTACCCAAAACGAAGCTTGGCATGCCCATATCAGCAGGTCAGTAAAACCTCTCAAGGTGTTATTCGGGTCGCCTTGTCTTACATATGTCGGTTAAGATGGGAGGGGCACGGCAATATGAGATTTTCCCCAGTGGGCAGTGTACCAGCAATAAGAAACGGTGTCTTGCTGCTGGTTTTTCAGAATCATCGAACGATTGTTACGCATGGTTGTTAAGTGTTGCAATGATGGACCTTGCACGAAGGTTTAAGTTTTGCAATCGATTTCCGCATACGTTTTCCGACTTTCAACATAATCAAAAACCGAATCTCACATTTACCCAATTTCTAGAGGCACGAGAAGTACTCAGCCAACAGTTTCCCAAGTGTCAAATGAAAACCGCTTCTTCGTTACATCCTGCATTTTACATCGGGTGATCCGATGGATTCACTGGGGACAGGGGAACAGAGACAAGTGACTGAGTGAATGCGTAGTTGGAGATTGGATTCTTTAACGGACATTTCGTGTCACGGCCTGATCCAAGTCTGCAACGACCATGTGAAAAAAGGGCGGTACGAGGCCTGAAAATGCTCTGAACTTCATGTACTCTGTTCTCGGAACTCACTCGCAGAGCAGTTTGGAAATTAATACGCATCCTAACCACAGAATCACTTCATTAATACTGCTGAAACGAATGTACCTACATTGACAAGGTTCTTAAATAAATGATAACTACAGATAGACTTCGGGCTGGAAGCACTAATGTAATCTATAATGTCAAATACCAGATAAATTTGCATCCGATGATGAATCACGAGGTGTCCCCAATCCTGATATTTATagaataaattgatttaattaatatagGTATGTGTATATATGTCGCTCGAACATGGTTACTTACATTGATAATGTAACACATGGAAAGTCTCGACAAATTCACTCGCGCTATCCATCTAAATAccaagaaaatggaaatatttCTCACTAATGGTCCTGCTTCACTTGACTTGACGGTCGCGGTGTCAAATCCTATGAAGTCCGTGAGCTATGCTTGACTTGAAAAGGCTACCAAGCTTACTGCACAAGACCATGCAGTACATGAAAACGTCGCAATTGCTGCTTTCAATATTTCTGCTAGGCAAGAAACCACCCGGCAAGAGCTATTGACTTTAACGACATGACCAGGAGTTCCGCTCCACACGCTCACGCTTTCCCGAGTTTCGCTCGATACGCGAGGACGGAGAGGACGATCCCTCGAAATCTCAGAAGTACTCGCCAACTTGTGCAGATCGGTTTCCTCCCAGGTTAAGAAACTATAATCcggacaagagagagagagagcgggaaGATAAAGTTGCAAACTGGGATGGGATGATGCTGTTCAAGATCAAGTTGGTCCTGATTGGCTGGGGATCTGACAAGGGAGGAGGGGGCACACGTGAACGCCATAACCTCCCCATTCACTCGCCGGTATTCCTCGGTTTCGTACGTGGGGGACAATGCCAAGGCCAAGGCCATGCCCATGCCCATCTGCACTCGAATCAACTTCCATAATACTGATAAAACCAAGGCCTGCCCTTCCTTCTTGGCagtgtctctctctttctctggtCGCATCTTCTCTCTCGTCCGCCTTTCCGCAACGGGAAAGGGATATCTCCGCATCTCCCACGcagtttctctctcctccgcctccccTGCAACTGGGCTCGCCCCCTGCCTTTTCTTATCCGCCTTTTGTGTGTATTTTAATGATATGAAAGGACCCCACTTGGAGATCTTGTCGTTTATCCCAAGTGGGTAATCGTAGTGGGTACTGCGTTCtcgatttcattttcctttctctttccctgCTTTGCTTTTCACCCATTCTTTGATGGGGAGGAATCGGTATTgattaaaaatagaaactttATGTGAGCGCCTGACTGAGCCTCGGCTAATAACATCTCGGGTTCATGCTAATTATAGCTGTGaaccaaactctctctctctctctctctctctctctctcacatcatCCAAGCATTGGAAACTGTACTCGAGTCCTcccgtttcttttttttcaagttaTGTTATCTTTCTTACTCTTGGGTCTGCCTTGTGAGTGGTCATTGGATGGAGCTGCAGTGAGATTCATCAAAGGGGAggtaaaaaaatcgaaaataaaaagatgggTGAGTTCGATTTGAGTGGTCCCTTCAAGTATAGTGTTGTGAGAGGAGGGGGACAGAGAAGGCGGTGATCGAGGTTTTGGTTCGATAAATTTGTGTTGGGGGTTCTGTTTGTCGTTCAAAGGGTGTTGTCCACTTCGCTTCCTGGGATTCTTCAAGTTTCTGAGCTCTTCTTGAAGCTGCTCTCTTTTGGCTACCGTTTCTGTTGGCTGAGGAGAAAAGCTTTGTGCGCTTACTGGGCTTCCTTCTCGCAGCTTACCAAGGTGCAAGAAAGTTCATTGTTTAGCTTCACTAAGTTTGAGGATTGGCTTGTGTTTGTGTTGTAATTGTTTCTACATGGCTGTGTGACTTAGGCACTCGTAGCTTTTATGCTGTTCTGTTTCAGTTGGTAATTCATTTTATGTATAAAAACTAGTTTGTTTATTTAGCCGTAGCTGTCGGTCTTTGATCTGTAAGAATTTGCTTAATGAAAGCGTAAGGCGTATGTCATTTATTCAGGACATTTTTATCATAACTGTGGGATATCTGTCATCTTGCTCTAGTTTACTCTGGAATTGTAAACTGTCTCGAGCTTCAGTTTCCAGTGCTCCATAAAACTTAGATCAAATATGGGGTGACCGTTTATCTTATTAGAGAGCTGGAAATGAAATGTTGCACATTGTTTTGCATATCCAGTACTGAAGTACTCTATTGCTATATCTTTGTAGAGCCTCTTCAGAACATATTGGTATGTGCTTATTATCCATTTGCCAAATCCTACTGGAGTTTGGGTAGAGCAAATTCATGCGGCCATCTGAATCGGATTTATCAGTTCTTGGAGTTAGTTATATTTTTGTGCTCTGAGCAGATTTGATCGAAGATGTCTTCTTCAAGACCCAGCCAGTCATCCAGCAACTCAGCAAGGTCGAGGCATAGCTCGAGGATAATAGCTCAAACCACTGTAGATGCTAAGCTGCATGCTGATTTTGAGGAGTCTGGTAGTTCCTTTGACTATTCAAGCTCAGTACGAGTGACTGGCACCCCGAGTGGAGATCAGCAACCAAGATCTGACAAAGTAACAACGGCTTACCTCCATCAGATACAGAAAGGGAAGACTATCCAGCCATTTGGTTGCCTTATTGCATTGGACGAGAAAACTTTCAAGGTCATTGCATACAGTGAGAATGCACCTGAAATGCTGACCATGGTTAGCCACGCAGTTCCAAGCGTTGGGGACCAGCCAGTCCTCAGGATCGGGACTGACGTAAGGACCATATTTACTGCACCAAGCGCATCTGCTCTTCATAAGGTCTTTGGATTTGCGGATGTTTCTCTGTTGAATCCCATCTTAGTCCATTGTAAAACTTCTGGAAAGCCCTTCTATGGAATTGTCCATAGAGTGACCGGAAGCATAATCATCGATTTCGAACCTGTGAAGCCTTATGAAGTCCCTATGACAGCTGCTGGAGCTTTGCAGTCATATAAGCTTGCAGCTAAAGCCATTGCGCGCTTGCAGTCTTTGCCCAGTGGGAGTATAGAGAGGCTTTGTGACACAATGGTTCAGGAAGTCTTTGAACTAACGGGTTATGACAGGGCTATGGCATATAAGTTCCATGATGATGACCACGGTGAAGTAGTCTCAGAGATAACAAAGCCAGGCCTGGAGCCATACCTGGGTCTGCATTATCCTGCCACGGATATTCCTCAAGCCGCACGGTTTCTGTTCATGAAGAATAAGGTCCGCTTGATTGTTGATTGCCGGGCAAAACACGTGAACGTGCTTCAGGATGAGAATCTGCCCTTTGATCTCACCTTGTGTGGTTCAACCCTGAGGGCCCCACACACTTGTCATATGCAGTACATGGAAAACATGGACTCCATCGCTTCTCTGGTTATGGCGATTGTCATCAATGAGGATAATGAAGAAGGCGACGGCCCCAACTCTGTGCAgcctcaaaaaagaaagagactttGGGGTCTAGTGGTTTGCCATAACACGACTCCAAGGTTTGTTCCGTTCCCTCTTCGGTATGCCTGTGAGTTTCTTGCCCAGGTGTTTGCCATCCATGTCAGCAAGGAGCTTGAGTTAGAAAATCAAATGATTGAGAAAAATATCTTGCGTACGCAGACGCTCTTGTGCGATATGCTGATGCGTGATGCACCTCTAGGCATTGTGTCTCAGACCCCAAATGTGATGGACCTTGTTAAATGTGATGGTGCTGCCCTTCTGTATAAAAGCAAGACATATAAGCTGGGAGTAACTCCGAATGATGCACAATTGCATGGCATTGCATCGTGGTTGTCCGAGTACCATATGGATTCCACGGGATTGAGTACAGATAGCTTGTATGATGCGGGATTCCGGGGGCTCTTGCTGTTGGTGACATTGTTTGTGGGATGGCTGCTGTGAGAATAAGTGCAAAGGATGTGATTTTCTGGTTCCGCTCACCAACTGCCTCGGAAATTCGTTGGGGTGGAGCGAAACATGATCCTGATGAGAAGGATGATGGTAGGAAAATGCATCCAAGGTCATCCTTCAAGGCTTTTCTTGAAGTTGTCAAGACAAGGAGTTTACCTTGGAAAGACTTTGAAATGGATGCAATCCACTCGCTGCAGCTTATCTTGAGGAATGccttcaaagaaaatgaagcaattGACATGAACACCTCAACCATCCATACGAGGCTTAATGACCTTAAAATTGAGGGGATTCAAGAATTGGAAGCAGTGACGAGTGAGATGGTCCGTCTGATTGAAACAGCCACGGTACCGATCCTGGCTGTCAATGCTGATGGGCTGGTTAATGGTTGGAATACAAAAATTGCTGAGCTAACTGGTCTGTCTGTTGAGAAGGCATTAGGGAAGCATTTCCTCACACTGGTGGAGGATTCTTCTGTCGATATAGTGAAGAAAATGTTACATATGGCATTACATGGTATGTCCAACTCCGAGTTTCAATATGATATGTTATGAAATCTGGGCACATGTTTCAGTACTGTACTTCTTCAGACTGATGGTTGATGGCATGGATATTGTGCCTGTTTGTAGAATCAGCATGTGTCCTTGGTAAAGGGGATGCACCTCATCTGTAAATTAATTCTTCCTTTGTGCTTGGAATTCATGAATATAGTTACTTACATCGTTCTACCTTCTTTCATTGCAGgcaaggaagagaagaatatcCAGTTTGAGATTAAAACACATGATTCTAGAGCTGACTCTGGCCCAATCAGCTTAATTGCGAATGCCTGTGCTAGCAGGGACATTCAAGAAAATGTTGTGGGTGTGTGTTTCGTCGCTCAGGACATTACTGGTCAGAAAATGGTCATGGACAAGTTCACTAGAATTGAGGGTGACTACAAAGCGATTGTGCAAAATCCGAACCCCTTGATACCCCCGATTTTCGGAACAGATGAATTTGGCTGGTGCTCCGAGTGGAATCCAGCTATGGCAAAACTCACTGGGTGGAAACGGGAAGAAATAATAGATAAAATGCTACTTGGGGAGGTTTTGGGATGCACATGGCATGCTGTCGTCTCAAGAATCAAGAAGCTTTTGTTAATCTTGGAGTAGTGCTTAATGGTGCTATGACTGGCAAAGAGCTGGAGAAAGTTCAGTTTGGTTTCTTTGCTCGGGGTGGGAAGTTTGTGGACTGCCTACTATGCGTGAGTAAGAAACTTGACGGAGAGGgttcggtgaccggaattttttGCTTCTTGCAGCTCGCGAGCCCAGAGCTGCAGCAGGCACTTCATCTCCAACGGCTAACTGAACAAACTGCCTTGAAAAGGTTAAAACAATTAGCTTACATGAAAAGGCAGATTCGAAACCCTCTATCCGGGATAATATTTTCGCAAATTGCTGGAGGAAACTGAGTTAGGACTTGAACAGAAGCTGTTGCTACATACCAGTGCTCAATGCCAAAGCCAGCTGGGCAAGATCCTTGATGACTCAGATCTGGATAGCATCACTGACGGGTATGATTGCTTGATACACATAAATAATGACTGCATATTTCATTCTGCAATTTCATAGCTCATCCAGTGTAGAATGTTTTCATGCTCTGAAATCTCCACTCTAGCTTGTGTTCCTGTTTGCTTGGAAGGATAGATTTCAAAATATTCACTTTTCAGGGAAATAAAGTTATGAAATACACAAGGCTTGAGTCTAATTTCTTTCAGAAGCACTGTTGTTGATATTTGGTGGTTGTGTTTTCCTTACCTTTCTGGTGGTGTGTTGATTTGTTCTTTCTCTGGTCGTGGATGTGTttgctttttctccttcttcaaatgaaaatttgcaGCAGTGATTG
The nucleotide sequence above comes from Eucalyptus grandis isolate ANBG69807.140 chromosome 2, ASM1654582v1, whole genome shotgun sequence. Encoded proteins:
- the LOC120290429 gene encoding LOW QUALITY PROTEIN: phytochrome A-like (The sequence of the model RefSeq protein was modified relative to this genomic sequence to represent the inferred CDS: inserted 4 bases in 3 codons) produces the protein MSSSRPSQSSSNSARSRHSSRIIAQTTVDAKLHADFEESGSSFDYSSSVRVTGTPSGDQQPRSDKVTTAYLHQIQKGKTIQPFGCLIALDEKTFKVIAYSENAPEMLTMVSHAVPSVGDQPVLRIGTDVRTIFTAPSASALHKVFGFADVSLLNPILVHCKTSGKPFYGIVHRVTGSIIIDFEPVKPYEVPMTAAGALQSYKLAAKAIARLQSLPSGSIERLCDTMVQEVFELTGYDRAMAYKFHDDDHGEVVSEITKPGLEPYLGLHYPATDIPQAARFLFMKNKVRLIVDCRAKHVNVLQDENLPFDLTLCGSTLRAPHTCHMQYMENMDSIASLVMAIVINEDNEEGDGPNSVQPQKRKRLWGLVVCHNTTPRFVPFPLRYACEFLAQVFAIHVSKELELENQMIEKNILRTQTLLCDMLMRDAPLGIVSQTPNVMDLVKCDGAALLYKSKTYKLGVTPNDAQLHGIASWLSEYHMDSTGLSTDSLYDAGXPGALAVGDIVCGMAAVRISAKDVIFWFRSPTASEIRWGGAKHDPDEKDDGRKMHPRSSFKAFLEVVKTRSLPWKDFEMDAIHSLQLILRNAFKENEAIDMNTSTIHTRLNDLKIEGIQELEAVTSEMVRLIETATVPILAVNADGLVNGWNTKIAELTGLSVEKALGKHFLTLVEDSSVDIVKKMLHMALHGKEEKNIQFEIKTHDSRADSGPISLIANACASRDIQENVVGVCFVAQDITGQKMVMDKFTRIEGDYKAIVQNPNPLIPPIFGTDEFGWCSEWNPAMAKLTGWKREEIIDKMLLGEXFGMHMACCRLKNQEAFVNLGVVLNGAMTGKELEKVQFGFFARGGKFVDCLLCVSKKLDGEGSVTGIFCFLQLASPELQQALHLQRLTEQTALKRLKQLAYMKRQIRNPLSGIIFXRKLLEETELGLEQKLLLHTSAQCQSQLGKILDDSDLDSITDGYMELEMVEFTLHKVLVASMSQVMIKSNGKGVRIVNDVTEEAMTETLYGDALRLQQVLADFLSVSINYTPTGSQLVIAAHLTKDHLGESVQLAHLELRLTYAGGGISEALLNQMFENDGEISEEGISLLISRKLVKLMNGDVQYLREAGKSTFIISVELAVANKSGSSLKGKN